From Prochlorococcus marinus XMU1419, a single genomic window includes:
- the coaE gene encoding dephospho-CoA kinase (Dephospho-CoA kinase (CoaE) performs the final step in coenzyme A biosynthesis.), with protein sequence MDILQKLKNNQRRIGLTGGIASGKTTITNYIRKNKNLPILDADHFSRELIKPNTYGYKKILNYFGNKIIDNKSNSEREINRKLLRNIIFKHSASKEWIEKLLHPLIKERMIEECSQYRNNQTIILVIPLLFEAKFEDICTEIWLVKCPKELQKKRLTTRDKISEKEAYELINCQLSFEEKRKFSDIILDNSDDENKWINTIKELL encoded by the coding sequence ATGGATATTCTTCAAAAATTAAAAAACAACCAAAGAAGAATTGGTTTAACAGGAGGTATTGCAAGTGGGAAGACAACCATAACTAATTACATTAGAAAAAATAAAAACCTACCAATATTAGATGCAGATCATTTTTCAAGAGAATTAATCAAACCAAATACATATGGATATAAGAAAATTTTAAATTATTTTGGAAATAAAATTATTGATAATAAAAGCAATTCAGAAAGGGAAATAAACAGAAAACTTTTAAGGAACATTATTTTTAAACATTCAGCAAGCAAGGAATGGATTGAAAAACTGCTTCACCCCTTAATTAAAGAAAGAATGATAGAAGAATGCAGTCAATACAGAAATAATCAAACTATAATATTGGTTATTCCATTATTATTTGAAGCAAAATTTGAAGATATTTGCACTGAAATATGGTTAGTTAAATGTCCTAAAGAACTACAAAAAAAAAGACTTACCACAAGAGATAAAATTAGCGAAAAAGAGGCATATGAATTGATAAATTGTCAATTAAGTTTTGAAGAAAAAAGAAAATTTTCAGATATTATTTTAGATAATTCAGATGATGAAAATAAATGGATCAATACGATAAAAGAGCTTCTTTAA
- the argJ gene encoding bifunctional glutamate N-acetyltransferase/amino-acid acetyltransferase ArgJ, translated as MSQLDSNWSFVDDSKVTPKGFLFAGISAGLKASNKKDLALILAPEGSIFSGMFTQSVVRASCVDICEERIKTTSGFVRAILINSGQANACTGSLGIQHFQIATGKIAELLGIKEEEVLMCSTGVIGVPIQINDLVKNLPNLVSDLKDNNFENAAEAILTTDLTLKKVSIETIIQGRKIKIAGFAKGSGMIYPNMATMLAFLTCDAGIEKEEWDNMIAIAVKKSFNAISVDGETSTNDSFVGINSGEKIDKRFFPIIQKGIDIVCQNLAKNIARDGEGANCLLEVLVQGAKNTDDAIMVAKSICNSALVKTAIHGCDPNWGRIISAAGNAGVKFNLNYVDLYIGNYQILEKGKLNKFDPQKVTDYIESRMKGRYLVDDIVKIMINLNSGESEGAAWGCDLSKKYVEINSEYTT; from the coding sequence TTGAGCCAGTTAGATTCCAATTGGTCGTTTGTTGATGACAGTAAGGTAACACCTAAGGGGTTTCTTTTTGCTGGGATATCTGCTGGTTTAAAAGCTTCTAATAAAAAAGATTTAGCACTAATCCTCGCTCCAGAAGGAAGTATTTTTAGTGGGATGTTTACTCAATCAGTAGTCCGCGCTTCTTGTGTGGATATTTGTGAGGAAAGGATTAAAACAACTTCAGGTTTTGTAAGAGCAATACTAATTAATTCTGGTCAAGCAAATGCCTGTACAGGAAGTCTTGGCATTCAACATTTTCAAATTGCTACAGGAAAGATTGCGGAACTTTTAGGAATAAAAGAAGAAGAAGTTTTAATGTGCTCAACTGGTGTAATTGGTGTTCCAATACAAATAAATGATTTAGTAAAAAATCTACCGAATTTAGTTAGTGATTTAAAGGATAATAATTTTGAAAATGCAGCAGAAGCAATTTTGACTACTGATTTGACTTTGAAAAAAGTGTCAATAGAGACGATTATTCAAGGTAGAAAAATAAAAATAGCAGGATTTGCAAAAGGTTCAGGAATGATTTATCCCAATATGGCTACAATGCTTGCTTTTCTAACCTGTGACGCGGGTATTGAAAAAGAAGAATGGGATAATATGATTGCTATTGCTGTTAAAAAATCTTTTAATGCAATATCAGTTGATGGAGAGACAAGCACAAACGATTCTTTTGTTGGAATAAATTCAGGAGAGAAAATTGACAAAAGATTTTTTCCAATAATCCAAAAAGGGATTGATATTGTGTGTCAAAATTTGGCAAAAAATATTGCAAGGGATGGAGAGGGAGCAAATTGCTTATTAGAAGTTTTAGTTCAAGGGGCAAAAAATACTGATGATGCAATTATGGTTGCTAAATCTATTTGTAATTCCGCATTGGTAAAAACTGCGATCCATGGCTGTGATCCTAATTGGGGAAGAATCATTTCCGCTGCAGGTAATGCTGGAGTTAAATTCAACTTAAATTACGTTGATTTGTATATAGGTAATTATCAGATTTTGGAAAAGGGAAAGTTAAATAAATTTGATCCACAAAAAGTCACAGATTACATTGAATCCAGAATGAAAGGTAGATATTTAGTTGATGATATTGTAAAAATTATGATTAACCTCAATTCTGGCGAATCGGAAGGTGCAGCTTGGGGATGCGATCTTTCTAAAAAGTATGTTGAAATAAATAGTGAATATACTACTTAA